The genomic region ACGGGGGGCAGCGGCTCGACTTCGAGGACGCCGACATCAGCTTCGGACATCAGGGCATCGAGCCGGGGCCGGACGTCCGGTCCGCCGGGACCTTCACCGCCCGGCCGACGAGGCCGGGACTCTGGAAGGTCCCGGCCGGCGTCCGGGGCCCGGCCGGGTTCGACAGCCTGCCCGGCCGGTGGCTGGTCCGGGACGGGCTGGTGATCACCGCGATCGCGGTGCCGGGTGCCCGTACGCCCGGCTGAGCAGCGGCAGTCGGCGGCAGTCGGTGGCAGGGCCCGGCGTCCCGGAGGACCTGGCCCTGCCGCTGCTCACCTGCTCCCGACCGCTGCCCCCGACCGCCGTCGCCGGTCGGCTGCCGCCTACGCCGCGCCGGTGGCGACCACGCCCGCGTACAGCGCGTCGACGATCCGGTCCACCTGCTCCTCGGTCACGATCAGCGGCGGCGAGACGAAGAGCACCGGGCCCTCGCTGCGGACGACGACCCCGGCCCGGCGACAGGCGGCTACCACCTGGGAGGCGCGCGGGAAGGAGTCGAACTCGATCCCGGCGAGCAGCCCCACCCCACGGACGTCGCGTACGCCGTCGAGCCCCTTGAGCCGCGCCGTCAGCTGACCGCACAGCCGCTCACCGACCGCCGCCGCGTGCTCGATCAGACCGTCCTCCTCGATCACCCGCAGCACGGCCAGCGCCGCGGCGGCGCCCATCGCGTGACCGCTGGTGGTGTGCCCGTGCCGCAGGCCGCCGAGCATCGGGTCGGTGGCGAACACATCGGCGATGGCGGTCGTCATGGTGACCGCGGCGAGCGGGGCGTACCCACTCGTCAGACCCTTGGCGGTGGTGACGATGTCGGGCGTGATGCCCTCGCGCTGGTGGGCGAACCAGGCCCCCGTACGGCCCAGTCCCGTGGTCACCTCGTCGACGACCAGCAGCACCCCGTACCGGTCGCAGATGTCCCGCACACCGCGCAGGTAACCGGCGGGCAGGGGCAGCAGACCGCCCACACCGAGCACCGGTTCCACGAAGAACGCCGCGACGTTCTCCGCGCCCTGCGCCAGGACGGCCTCCTCCAGCGCCTCCGGTCCCGGCACCGCGCAGGGATCGTGCGCGGCACCGGACGCGCACTGCGCGCACCGGGGCGTGGCGATCTGGACGAACCCGCCTGGCCGCGGACCGCAGCCCGCCCAGGCGATCGGTGACGCCGACATCGCCGTCGTCCCGCTGGTCGTCCCGTGGTAGCCGTCGGCCAGCGAGATCACGGTCGTCCGCTCCGGCTGCCCCTGGAGCGTGTGGTACATCCGGACGATCCGCACCGCCGCCTCGGACGCCTCCGAACCGGAGTTGCAGAAGAGCGTACGGCTGAGCGGCTCACCCAGCAGTTCGGCCAGCTTGGCCGCGAGCAGCACCGCGGGCTCGTTCGACGAGCCCAGCAGTGCGTACGTCATCAGCTTGCCGGCCTGCTCCTGGAGGGCGGCCAGCACCCGGGGGTGGCCGTACCCGAGAGTGGCGTTGAACTGGCCGCTGCGCCCGTCCAGATAGGTGCGGCCGTACGAGTCGGTGACGTCGCAGCCCTCGCCGGAGACGATCAACAGCTGCTCGGGGTCGCCCATCGGGGTCCACGGGTGCAGCAGATGACGGCGGTCCAGCTCGGCGAGCTCGTCACCGGTGAGGGCCGGTGCGGCAGGGGCAGGGGACGGTGCAACGGAGAGATCGGTCATCGGCGCAACTCCAGAGAGAGATCGGACGGACGGCGCTGCTCACGGGACACGCGCTACCACCGGACGGCGGCGGCTGCGGCGAAGTCGCCCGCGTGCGCGAAACCGGACAGCACGACGAGGTCTCCCTTGCGGAGCTTCCCCTCGTCGCGGGCCTGGGCCAGGGTCACCGGGATACCGGCGCCGAACAGGTTGCCGTACTGGTGGAAGGTGTCGAGGTGCCGTTCCGGCTTGACGCCCAGCGCCTCCCGCCAGTTCTGCAGGAACATCTGGTTCGGCTGGTTGGTGATGAACACGTCGATGTCGGAGGTCGGCGTGCCGATGCGCTCGCACAGTTCGGTGGCGACCTGAGGCACCAGCTGGTTGCCGCGCGCGACGATCTGCGCCACCTTCCCGTCGCTGAAGCCGATGTCTATCTCGCCCTCGCCGGGCTCCCAGTACTTGCGGGTCTCCACGGAGAGGTTCATGTCGTTGGCGTACTCGACGCCCTGGTAGCTCACCACGTCAAGGATCGGCGACTCGTCGCCCGCCCGCAGGAACCCGACGCCGCAGCCGTCACCCGGTACGGGAGCGTGCTTGCGGGTCCGTACGTCCGGGCGGGCGAAGAGCTGCCCCGCCATGTTCTGCACCGAACAGATCAGTGCGCTGCGGGCGCCGCCGCCCTCGATGATCCGGCGGGCGATCTTCATCATGTAGACGAAGGAGGCGCAGCCGCTGTTGTGCACGTCGATGATCCACTCGGGCACCGGGTCGAGTCCGAGCCGGGCCGCGATGTCGGCGCCCGCCCCGGTGAAGGCACGTTCCGGCAGCGCCACGTTGGTCAGCACGATGTCCACCTGGGCATCGCCCTGTGCGCGCAGCCGTTCCAGCATCGGCCGGGCGGCCTTCTCCACCATGTCGGTGGCGGTCTCGTCCGGCGCGGCGTGACGGCGGAAGGCGGGCGCCCGGAACATGAGCCCCTCGGCGGTCTCCGTGTCCCCGTTGGCATAGAAGTCGGTCCCGACGGTGCGTTCGGGCAGGTAGCTGCCGACGTCGACCAGGCTGACGGGGGTCACCGGGCGGCCTCCGGGCCGGTCTTCGGGGTGGCCTCGGGGGCGGGGGCGACCGAGATGGGCAGGCCGTTGCTGTGGCGGTACTCAAGGATCGTCTTGAGGTTGTCCAGCTCGATGCGGTGGCCGGCGTAGAACAGCGGCCACAGGTCGCCCACCCAGATCCGGTCCGGACTCGGGGCCAGCTCCGGGTAGGGGTTCTTGTCGTAGTTGGGGTGGTGGCAGTTGGACCAGATGACCACCGAACCGGGCTTGCCGAGCACCTGCTGGGCCGGCACGATCCGGAACAGATAGATCATCCAGAGCTCTTCGCCCTGGTCCCAGGCGCAGTGGTAGTCGAGCGTCAGCGCCTCACGGTTGGGCTTGAGCGTCATGTAGATCTTGGTGTCGGGTGCCAGGGTGTCCCGGCCGACATAGAGATCGGGGGTCGCGGTCGGCGCGAAGCCACGGGTGCTGACCGTGTACTCGTCGAGGTTGTTGATGTTGCAGAGGTAGTCGAAGACCTCCTCCGGCGGACAGTCGATGTAGTCCTGGATGGTGCAGAAGTCGCCGTACACCAGGTCGTGCGGGTATGCGGCCTCGGTCCGCTCGCTCGCCCGCGCGAGGATCTCGTCCGTGCTGGTGGTCTCGCAGCGCAGCAGATCGGGAATGTCAGCCAACTGGGGTGACGTAGTCGACATGAGTCGCTCCTGAAGGAGTGGTAAGGGATTCGAGCTGACGGAGGAACGGCACGAACGGCGGCATCTCGGCCGGGTCGGCCTCGACGCAGACAAGTGCGGGACCGGGGGTGGAATTCGTCTCGGTCAGGGCGGTACGGAGTTCTCCGGCCGTGGTCGCCCGCACCGCGTTCAGTGAGGGGAACATGGCACCGGCACCGGCCGCGATGGACGAGGGTTTGAATGTGTTGAACGAGTAGTCCGCCTCGTAGAACAATTGCTCACGCGTCACGCACATGGCATGTGCGTTGTTGTTGAAGATGATGAAGGTGACCGGCAGGTCGTATTCGACGGCGGTATGAATCTCCATGCCGTGCGCGTAGAAACCCCCGTCGCCCGCCAGCACATAGGTACGCCGGCCGGTGGCGAACGCGGCGCCTATTCCGGTACCGAAACTGTGGCCCATTCCGCCCATGCCCATCGCGATGATGAATTTCCCGCGGTGCGGGGCGGTCAGGTAATGCACGGCCGCCGAACTGGCATTGCCCGCGTCGGACACCACGGGGGCGTCGTCGGGCAGCGCGGACCCGATCGCCTCCACGGCGTCGGAGAGCCGCACTCCCGGGCTGTCGGGCCGCGGCGTGACCAGGTACTCCGGGCCCCGCGCGGGCGCCGGACGGGCGGGCAGCACGGGCAACAGGGCGGACACCGCCCGCAGTTCGGCCCGCAGATCGCCGTCCACGTGCACCACCGGCGGGCCGTCGGGCTGCGGGCCGATGAAGGGTGGCTCCGGGTCGAAGCAGATCAGCGGGGTGTCCGCGAGGACCCCGTCGAGTCCGGCCCGCGCCATCACCGGCAGCCGGGTGCCCACGAGTACGCAGACCGCGGCCTCCTCCAGCTGGCGCCGCACCGTCGGGTGCCCGATCGCGCCCGCCACGCCGACATAGCGCGGTTCGCGGTTGTCGAAGGCGTCCTTGCCGTCCGGTGTCACCGCCACCGACGCGCCCAACCGGTCGGCCAGTGCGGCGAGTTCGGCCCGCGCGTCCTGGTGTCCCACGCCGTCCCCGGCGATCAGCACGATGCCGGAGCCGCCGCGCGCGGCGTCGGCCAGCAGATCGGCGGCGGCCTGCCGGTGGGCGGCGGCCGGGACGGTGGTGGGCGTCAACAGCTCGTCGAGCGGCCGGAGCGCCCCGGCGGCAGCCTGCTGGACGTCCTTGGGCAGCAGCAGCACGGCGGGCCCGCCACGTGGTGAGCGCGCGGCGTCGACCGCCGCGGCGAGCAGCTTGCCGGTGTCGGCCGGATCGTCGACCCGTGCGCAGAAGCGCGATATGGAGCCGAACAGTTCGACCGCGTTGAAGGCGCCGGACCGTCCGCTGGTGTCCTGGAACGCGCCGCGGCCCTCCAGGTCGCGGGGCGGCTG from Streptomyces sp. NBC_01267 harbors:
- a CDS encoding thiamine pyrophosphate-binding protein; translated protein: MRNGHTRVADYIISSLAELGVDHVFGVGGANIEDMYDAVHHGDGRVKAVVAKHEFSATCMAEGSHRTVGGLGVVMATSGAGAMNLVPGVAEAYAARVPLLALVGQPPRDLEGRGAFQDTSGRSGAFNAVELFGSISRFCARVDDPADTGKLLAAAVDAARSPRGGPAVLLLPKDVQQAAAGALRPLDELLTPTTVPAAAHRQAAADLLADAARGGSGIVLIAGDGVGHQDARAELAALADRLGASVAVTPDGKDAFDNREPRYVGVAGAIGHPTVRRQLEEAAVCVLVGTRLPVMARAGLDGVLADTPLICFDPEPPFIGPQPDGPPVVHVDGDLRAELRAVSALLPVLPARPAPARGPEYLVTPRPDSPGVRLSDAVEAIGSALPDDAPVVSDAGNASSAAVHYLTAPHRGKFIIAMGMGGMGHSFGTGIGAAFATGRRTYVLAGDGGFYAHGMEIHTAVEYDLPVTFIIFNNNAHAMCVTREQLFYEADYSFNTFKPSSIAAGAGAMFPSLNAVRATTAGELRTALTETNSTPGPALVCVEADPAEMPPFVPFLRQLESLTTPSGATHVDYVTPVG
- a CDS encoding SRPBCC family protein translates to MSTTSPQLADIPDLLRCETTSTDEILARASERTEAAYPHDLVYGDFCTIQDYIDCPPEEVFDYLCNINNLDEYTVSTRGFAPTATPDLYVGRDTLAPDTKIYMTLKPNREALTLDYHCAWDQGEELWMIYLFRIVPAQQVLGKPGSVVIWSNCHHPNYDKNPYPELAPSPDRIWVGDLWPLFYAGHRIELDNLKTILEYRHSNGLPISVAPAPEATPKTGPEAAR
- a CDS encoding 3-oxoacyl-[acyl-carrier-protein] synthase III C-terminal domain-containing protein, whose product is MTPVSLVDVGSYLPERTVGTDFYANGDTETAEGLMFRAPAFRRHAAPDETATDMVEKAARPMLERLRAQGDAQVDIVLTNVALPERAFTGAGADIAARLGLDPVPEWIIDVHNSGCASFVYMMKIARRIIEGGGARSALICSVQNMAGQLFARPDVRTRKHAPVPGDGCGVGFLRAGDESPILDVVSYQGVEYANDMNLSVETRKYWEPGEGEIDIGFSDGKVAQIVARGNQLVPQVATELCERIGTPTSDIDVFITNQPNQMFLQNWREALGVKPERHLDTFHQYGNLFGAGIPVTLAQARDEGKLRKGDLVVLSGFAHAGDFAAAAAVRW
- a CDS encoding aminotransferase family protein, which translates into the protein MTDLSVAPSPAPAAPALTGDELAELDRRHLLHPWTPMGDPEQLLIVSGEGCDVTDSYGRTYLDGRSGQFNATLGYGHPRVLAALQEQAGKLMTYALLGSSNEPAVLLAAKLAELLGEPLSRTLFCNSGSEASEAAVRIVRMYHTLQGQPERTTVISLADGYHGTTSGTTAMSASPIAWAGCGPRPGGFVQIATPRCAQCASGAAHDPCAVPGPEALEEAVLAQGAENVAAFFVEPVLGVGGLLPLPAGYLRGVRDICDRYGVLLVVDEVTTGLGRTGAWFAHQREGITPDIVTTAKGLTSGYAPLAAVTMTTAIADVFATDPMLGGLRHGHTTSGHAMGAAAALAVLRVIEEDGLIEHAAAVGERLCGQLTARLKGLDGVRDVRGVGLLAGIEFDSFPRASQVVAACRRAGVVVRSEGPVLFVSPPLIVTEEQVDRIVDALYAGVVATGAA